One window of the Sphaerochaeta associata genome contains the following:
- a CDS encoding queuosine precursor transporter encodes MNELFWFVMLLCNFTLIMFAFRRWGKLGLFIWVPISVIVANIQVTKNVMLFGLEATLGNIVYATGFLATDILTEFYGKKESAKAVAIGFFSLLTMTVLMQVALFFEPATSDIAQPSLSVIFGLMPRIAFGSLVAYVISNLHDIWAFDFWKRKRPGRNTLWLRNNLSTFASQLIDTLVFTLIAFWGVYPTAVLIQIMLSTYLLKWVVAMLDTPFMYLARHWYENGKLPASPI; translated from the coding sequence ATGAATGAACTCTTTTGGTTTGTAATGCTGCTATGTAATTTCACCTTGATCATGTTCGCTTTCCGGCGATGGGGAAAGCTCGGGCTTTTCATCTGGGTTCCCATCAGCGTAATCGTGGCGAATATTCAGGTTACCAAGAATGTCATGCTCTTCGGTTTGGAAGCGACGCTGGGGAATATCGTCTATGCCACCGGCTTCCTGGCAACCGATATCCTCACTGAATTCTATGGAAAGAAAGAGTCGGCAAAAGCGGTGGCCATCGGGTTTTTCAGTCTGCTCACCATGACGGTCCTGATGCAGGTGGCCCTTTTCTTTGAGCCTGCTACCTCGGATATCGCCCAACCTTCCCTGTCAGTGATTTTCGGTTTGATGCCCCGCATAGCCTTCGGTTCGTTGGTGGCGTATGTGATCAGCAACCTGCACGACATCTGGGCCTTCGATTTCTGGAAACGGAAGAGGCCCGGACGCAATACGCTGTGGCTTCGCAACAATCTCAGTACGTTTGCAAGCCAGCTGATCGACACCTTGGTGTTCACCCTTATCGCGTTTTGGGGTGTGTACCCGACCGCTGTCCTGATCCAAATCATGCTCTCGACCTATCTGCTGAAATGGGTGGTTGCCATGCTGGATACTCCATTCATGTACCTTGCCAGGCACTGGTACGAAAACGGAAAGCTGCCTGCTAGCCCTATTTAG
- a CDS encoding helix-turn-helix domain-containing protein has protein sequence MARTYNLQDIFARNLKERRRKLSLTQAQLAEKIGVSTSFVTEIETSRKAPSFATIEKISAALDVPCWTFFCEDGDKLPNDVTVMDQFAYKLKQDISHIIDVNVSLTR, from the coding sequence ATGGCTAGAACTTACAATTTGCAGGACATTTTCGCGCGCAATCTCAAGGAGCGCAGACGAAAGCTCTCCTTGACCCAGGCTCAGCTTGCTGAGAAAATCGGGGTTTCCACTTCCTTCGTTACTGAAATCGAAACTTCGAGAAAGGCTCCTTCCTTTGCCACCATCGAGAAAATCAGTGCTGCATTGGATGTACCTTGCTGGACGTTCTTTTGCGAGGATGGCGACAAGCTTCCCAATGATGTCACGGTGATGGATCAGTTTGCCTACAAACTGAAACAGGATATCAGCCACATCATCGATGTGAATGTAAGCTTGACCCGCTGA
- a CDS encoding deoxyguanosinetriphosphate triphosphohydrolase family protein has protein sequence MKLQNQISDQLLKQRKTEKQEDVRGPYYRDTTAIIHSSAFRRLKHKTQVFFAPSNDHICTRMEHCLHVASIASTICRGLGLDSELAWAIGMGHDLGHTPFGHTGEKILSSKMQQAGFGAFEHEINSLRVVDFLSNQGKGLNLTYAVRDGIVCHNGEKLVKSIKPTFTVRDLDVVHERKGLLPATYEAAVVRLCDTIAYLGRDFEDACRLGLISKKDLPGDVEKLLGNRNAQIIDTLVVDVIEHSNSEEGISFSDELFPAVQKMIAFNYEYIYKSPMLEGYERYFTRLFSLILDYLGNLLRTYEFTEALYTQEKNMLAMGFYHHLMDMKDAYLQKDGNLDRLIFDYIGGMSDTFCLDCANEILKPEHLNDSIEHSLTGKWFDVR, from the coding sequence ATGAAATTGCAGAATCAAATCTCCGATCAGTTGCTGAAGCAGCGAAAAACCGAAAAACAGGAGGATGTGCGCGGCCCTTATTACCGCGACACCACAGCCATCATCCACTCTTCGGCTTTCAGGCGCCTGAAGCATAAGACACAGGTCTTCTTCGCCCCGAGCAATGATCATATCTGCACCCGAATGGAGCACTGCCTGCATGTAGCCTCGATTGCATCAACCATCTGCAGGGGGCTGGGGCTGGATTCGGAGTTGGCCTGGGCAATCGGCATGGGGCATGACCTGGGGCACACGCCTTTCGGCCATACCGGGGAGAAGATCCTCTCTTCCAAAATGCAGCAGGCGGGCTTTGGGGCTTTCGAGCATGAGATAAACAGCCTGCGGGTTGTCGATTTTCTCTCCAACCAAGGAAAAGGCCTCAATCTGACCTATGCGGTACGGGATGGAATCGTCTGCCATAACGGCGAGAAACTGGTGAAGTCCATCAAGCCGACCTTTACTGTCAGGGATTTGGATGTTGTGCATGAGCGCAAGGGCCTGCTGCCGGCAACCTATGAGGCTGCCGTCGTTCGGCTGTGTGATACCATCGCCTATCTAGGCCGCGATTTTGAGGATGCCTGCCGCTTGGGGCTCATATCCAAAAAGGATCTCCCCGGGGATGTGGAGAAGCTTTTGGGCAACCGCAACGCCCAGATCATAGACACGCTGGTAGTTGATGTCATCGAGCATTCAAACAGCGAGGAGGGCATCAGTTTCAGTGACGAGCTGTTCCCTGCCGTCCAAAAAATGATTGCGTTCAACTATGAATATATTTATAAGAGTCCCATGCTTGAGGGCTATGAACGGTACTTCACCCGTTTGTTCTCCCTTATTCTGGACTATCTGGGAAATCTATTGAGAACCTATGAATTCACAGAAGCGTTGTATACCCAGGAAAAAAACATGCTAGCAATGGGTTTTTATCATCACTTGATGGATATGAAGGATGCGTATCTGCAAAAGGACGGAAACCTTGACCGCCTGATCTTCGACTACATCGGGGGGATGAGCGATACCTTTTGCCTCGATTGTGCCAATGAGATACTCAAGCCCGAGCACCTCAACGACAGCATCGAACATTCGCTTACCGGCAAATGGTTTGACGTCCGCTAG
- the trmB gene encoding tRNA (guanosine(46)-N7)-methyltransferase TrmB, whose translation MQENQGTIFHDIPELEWVETKEEGKARPIKSYVLRGAYLRTYQTEAIRRYYTTYGIPFKPGLLDWKQVFGNDKPVVIEIGFGMGTATARIAKERNQYNYLGLEVFLSGFAKLLHAVGEGKLDNVRLMRFDAVEVLTNMVEDASVAGFHIFFPDPWPKKRQQKRRLIQAPFARLLASKLKAGGYIYCVTDWEEYAQQMLDVLSHTEGLSNPYSGFCPPVGWRDTTKFEQKGLAKQHPINEVWFEKR comes from the coding sequence ATGCAGGAAAACCAAGGAACGATTTTCCATGATATCCCGGAGTTGGAGTGGGTGGAAACCAAGGAGGAAGGGAAGGCGAGACCCATCAAGAGCTATGTGCTCAGGGGGGCCTACCTTCGTACCTACCAGACGGAGGCCATCCGTCGCTACTATACCACCTACGGCATCCCCTTCAAGCCGGGCCTGCTCGATTGGAAGCAGGTTTTCGGGAACGACAAACCCGTTGTAATCGAGATCGGCTTTGGGATGGGAACGGCGACCGCACGGATTGCGAAAGAGCGCAACCAGTACAACTATCTCGGCTTGGAGGTGTTTCTATCGGGGTTCGCCAAGCTGCTCCATGCCGTGGGAGAAGGAAAACTGGATAATGTAAGATTGATGCGTTTTGATGCCGTAGAGGTGCTGACCAACATGGTTGAAGACGCAAGTGTTGCAGGGTTTCATATATTCTTCCCAGATCCTTGGCCGAAGAAGCGCCAGCAAAAACGGCGCCTGATCCAAGCGCCATTTGCGCGACTGCTTGCTTCCAAGCTCAAGGCGGGAGGCTACATCTATTGCGTCACCGATTGGGAGGAGTATGCACAGCAGATGCTGGATGTTCTCTCCCATACCGAAGGACTGTCCAATCCCTACTCAGGGTTCTGCCCCCCCGTAGGTTGGAGGGATACCACCAAGTTTGAACAAAAGGGGCTCGCCAAACAGCATCCCATCAACGAGGTTTGGTTCGAGAAGCGGTAA
- a CDS encoding nucleoside-triphosphatase has translation MVAPLNGGKTTHLAKLIDAAERDGLVVSGVLALANPEKTWYRLKDLSTTESRLALSEKQELGKGRIGRFFIDDEAFAWANALIERSLATADVVVFDEIGKLEMEEHGLAPSFHKALAQDRAIILAAVRDAHVEVVMNHFGLEASALTLVQVKKEDGTNE, from the coding sequence GTGGTCGCTCCACTGAACGGGGGAAAGACCACCCACTTGGCGAAACTGATTGATGCCGCAGAACGAGACGGCCTTGTGGTAAGCGGGGTGCTTGCCCTTGCAAATCCTGAAAAAACTTGGTATAGACTCAAAGACCTGTCAACTACAGAATCCAGGCTTGCCCTCAGCGAAAAGCAGGAATTGGGAAAGGGTCGCATCGGCCGCTTCTTTATTGATGATGAAGCGTTTGCCTGGGCGAACGCACTGATCGAACGATCGTTGGCGACTGCCGATGTTGTCGTCTTTGATGAGATCGGGAAGCTGGAGATGGAGGAGCACGGATTGGCTCCTTCGTTTCATAAAGCGCTCGCTCAGGACAGGGCGATCATCCTTGCCGCAGTACGGGATGCTCATGTCGAGGTTGTGATGAATCACTTTGGTCTTGAAGCATCCGCTCTGACTCTGGTGCAGGTGAAGAAGGAAGATGGAACGAATGAATGA
- the mfd gene encoding transcription-repair coupling factor: protein MQTPISTLVQSYIKTSSAYKAYGVQTRHIHIQGLEGYPLAQFLRLLSRKQKGRVWAVCPTEESAQQLLKDSGFAVNGGEVMQTPLSKDETRIVYLSGNGRTLYTPFSADNVEYDQLNRLMQIQEMKEGMVITHLRPFVSPLVSPATLKNASLTIKVGSTFDSASFSRLLTNAGYVHTVSTSTMGEYSLRGEVLDIFPYESEYPYRIYADWDTVGKIARYNPITQESLSTTGKLTLSLVDASSNLETCSIGEYLSEDDLFCFVGDQRLATSFHSLQVEAKALYRQAFLQDREAVKPDALLFDFPSFQKECSSSMTIHDIAGQNPEAFRFDIEGPRSYFGNFTLLKEDLKSLHKQGWSVVVFTENQLQKQRLMQMLGAFPFLGWEDRAISGGFGIPSLKVVAICEHEIFGRRRQVVKTLQHTQTSPLDSFVDLNEGDYVVHVNYGVGQFVKIDRVSSFDRERDFIKIAYADNEMLYVPIEQANLVQRYIGSDTGLPKKDKLGGQGWENKKAKARKNAEDLAKHLISLYAKRKNSVGFAFPKDTDWQLQFEASFPFDETADQLTCIEDIKDDMEKPIVMDRLVCGDVGYGKTEIAFRAVFKAVMGGKQVAFLAPTTILAEQHYQNFLKRLGTFPVRCAQLSRIVAKKEQKQTLLGVAEGKVDVLFGTHRILQKDIIYRDLGLLVVDEEQRFGVKDKERIKTLRASIDSLSLSATPIPRTLYMSLLKIRDMSLLATPPIARRPIQTYIGEYDEQTIVRAIRDEVERGGQVFFLHNRIESQDEVVFQLTKLLPDVIIESAHGQMDSTKLEDTMRRFIHEGIQVLVSTTIIENGIDIPNVNTIIIDRADRYGLSQLYQLRGRVGRNDSQAYAYLFYPQGSALSEIALKRLKIISEHTELGSGFKVAMKDMELRGTGNLLGREQSGHLASVGLDMYIRILDEAIRDLQAEGVREEDKEVFLELDYTGFIPDTYIKAPSVKFDIYRKISSIVNDEQLQGLASELSDRFGPPPVEVANLLYIAEIKIICRKLSIIHLSDRKGVVSVEFGKVADLNVNKVMNLIALSNKSVWLDMRRMNVMYLKTDAVSLKDKALFLMEKLQRLL, encoded by the coding sequence ATGCAAACGCCAATTTCCACCCTCGTCCAATCGTATATCAAAACCAGCAGTGCATACAAGGCATATGGAGTACAGACCAGACACATCCATATCCAAGGTCTTGAAGGCTATCCCTTGGCCCAGTTTCTCAGGTTGCTCAGCCGCAAGCAGAAGGGCAGGGTGTGGGCGGTCTGTCCAACCGAGGAGAGTGCGCAACAACTGCTCAAGGACAGCGGGTTTGCCGTTAACGGAGGGGAAGTCATGCAGACACCCCTTTCCAAGGATGAAACCAGAATCGTGTATCTGAGCGGCAACGGGCGAACATTGTACACCCCTTTCAGTGCCGATAATGTAGAGTATGACCAGCTTAATCGGCTGATGCAGATTCAGGAGATGAAGGAGGGGATGGTCATCACCCACCTCAGGCCGTTTGTCTCCCCGCTCGTAAGTCCGGCGACGCTGAAGAATGCCTCGCTTACCATCAAGGTTGGCTCCACTTTCGATAGTGCCTCATTTTCCCGGCTTCTCACCAATGCAGGGTATGTGCATACGGTTTCAACCTCAACGATGGGAGAGTACTCGCTGCGCGGAGAAGTACTGGATATATTCCCCTATGAGAGCGAGTATCCCTATCGAATATATGCAGACTGGGATACGGTGGGCAAGATCGCCCGATACAATCCCATCACCCAGGAGAGCCTCAGCACAACAGGCAAGCTCACCCTCTCCTTGGTGGATGCTTCCAGCAATCTGGAAACCTGCTCGATCGGGGAGTATTTGAGTGAAGACGACCTGTTTTGCTTCGTCGGTGACCAGAGGCTTGCCACCAGTTTTCACAGTCTCCAAGTGGAAGCAAAAGCCCTTTACAGACAGGCATTTCTCCAAGACCGTGAGGCCGTCAAGCCCGATGCTCTGCTCTTTGATTTCCCTTCCTTTCAGAAAGAGTGCTCAAGCAGCATGACCATACATGACATTGCAGGACAAAACCCGGAGGCTTTTCGGTTCGATATCGAAGGCCCCCGTTCGTATTTCGGAAACTTCACCTTACTCAAGGAGGACCTGAAGAGTCTTCACAAGCAGGGCTGGAGTGTTGTGGTTTTTACCGAAAACCAGCTGCAGAAACAGCGCCTGATGCAGATGCTCGGCGCCTTTCCGTTCCTCGGTTGGGAGGACAGGGCCATCAGCGGCGGGTTTGGAATCCCCTCGCTGAAAGTGGTTGCCATTTGTGAGCACGAGATTTTCGGACGCAGGCGTCAGGTCGTCAAAACGCTGCAGCATACCCAGACCTCTCCGCTCGACTCCTTCGTGGATCTTAATGAAGGCGACTATGTTGTGCACGTCAACTATGGAGTCGGCCAATTTGTGAAAATCGACCGTGTTTCCAGCTTCGACCGTGAGCGTGACTTCATCAAGATAGCCTATGCCGACAACGAGATGTTGTACGTCCCCATCGAGCAGGCCAACTTGGTTCAGCGCTACATCGGCAGCGACACCGGTCTTCCGAAAAAGGACAAGCTCGGCGGCCAAGGATGGGAGAACAAGAAAGCCAAGGCCCGCAAGAACGCCGAGGACCTGGCCAAACATCTGATATCCCTCTATGCAAAGCGAAAAAACAGCGTCGGATTTGCCTTTCCCAAGGACACCGACTGGCAATTGCAGTTCGAAGCCTCCTTTCCCTTTGATGAGACGGCGGACCAACTCACCTGTATCGAGGACATCAAGGACGATATGGAAAAACCCATCGTCATGGACCGTCTGGTTTGCGGTGATGTGGGGTATGGAAAAACTGAAATTGCATTCCGCGCTGTTTTCAAAGCAGTGATGGGCGGCAAGCAGGTGGCCTTTCTTGCTCCCACCACCATTTTGGCGGAGCAGCACTACCAGAACTTTCTCAAGCGATTGGGAACCTTTCCGGTACGCTGTGCGCAGTTATCGCGCATTGTAGCGAAGAAAGAGCAGAAGCAGACACTCCTTGGTGTTGCAGAAGGCAAGGTCGATGTTTTGTTTGGAACCCATAGGATTTTACAGAAGGACATCATCTACCGTGACCTGGGCCTGTTGGTTGTGGATGAGGAGCAGCGCTTCGGAGTCAAGGACAAGGAGCGGATCAAGACTCTGAGAGCCAGCATCGATTCGCTGTCGCTGAGCGCAACCCCGATTCCCCGAACCCTGTATATGTCGCTGCTCAAGATCCGTGATATGTCCCTGCTTGCCACTCCTCCCATCGCACGAAGGCCCATTCAGACGTATATCGGCGAGTATGACGAGCAGACCATTGTGCGGGCCATCCGTGACGAAGTCGAACGGGGTGGACAGGTTTTCTTCCTCCACAATCGCATCGAGAGTCAGGACGAGGTGGTTTTCCAACTGACCAAATTATTGCCCGATGTCATTATCGAGAGCGCTCATGGGCAGATGGACAGCACCAAGCTCGAGGATACGATGCGCAGGTTCATCCATGAGGGAATCCAGGTGCTTGTTTCCACTACCATCATTGAGAACGGCATCGACATTCCCAATGTCAACACCATCATCATCGATCGTGCCGACCGTTACGGACTGAGCCAGTTGTACCAGTTGCGCGGTAGAGTGGGGCGAAACGACAGCCAAGCGTATGCTTACCTCTTCTATCCTCAAGGCAGCGCTCTCAGTGAGATCGCTTTGAAACGGCTGAAGATCATCAGCGAGCACACCGAGCTCGGCAGCGGGTTCAAGGTGGCTATGAAGGACATGGAGCTCAGGGGGACTGGAAACCTGCTCGGCCGTGAGCAGAGCGGGCACCTGGCTTCGGTCGGTCTTGACATGTATATCCGCATCCTCGATGAGGCGATCAGGGACCTGCAGGCAGAAGGCGTCAGGGAAGAGGACAAGGAAGTGTTTCTGGAGCTTGACTATACAGGCTTTATTCCCGATACCTACATCAAGGCTCCCTCGGTTAAGTTTGACATCTATCGCAAGATTTCCTCCATTGTCAACGATGAACAGCTGCAGGGCCTTGCGAGTGAACTGTCCGACCGCTTCGGACCTCCTCCGGTCGAGGTTGCAAACCTGCTCTATATAGCCGAGATAAAAATCATCTGCCGCAAGCTCTCCATCATCCATCTTTCCGACCGCAAGGGTGTGGTTTCCGTAGAGTTCGGCAAGGTAGCGGATTTGAATGTGAACAAGGTCATGAATCTCATCGCCCTGAGCAACAAGAGCGTATGGCTTGATATGAGGCGCATGAATGTCATGTATTTGAAAACCGATGCGGTTTCACTCAAGGACAAGGCGTTGTTCCTGATGGAGAAGCTGCAAAGGTTGCTATAG
- a CDS encoding elongation factor G, which yields MSVVSTDLRNVAIIGHNETGKTTLVEQMLFYANVISRAETVASGKTTSDYTEEEINHKISIHASLASLTWDGRTLNILDTPGTAGFIGETICGFRSCESALMVVDGRDGAQIETIKLWRYLDERNKPRAVFINKMDRERADYTHVLDNLKETFKTTFVPVTIPMGSGKDFKGIINLIENKAYFINRGGKETIGDIPAEYADFAEEYRNALIENAAEGTDDLIEKYFDAGTLDSEEIRRGLREGMQDNRVVPAFCGCAEGGSGITSLLTFIRNNFPRPLGKIDWTIAEDGSSKDFVITTEGSAAVVVFKTTIDQFSGKLSFIKVLRGTVKGDTELYNPDLGKKERPNKVYRMVGKKLVETDSLPAGDIGVIAKSNIAFTNSTLVEGTDQKLKFKPLAFPQPIYSLAISSDDKKSEVKMNESLHKVTEEDLTFRIKFNEETKENVVAGMGELHLNMILDKVREKQKINIETKLPRVAYRETISRKSGIAEYSHKKQSGGHGQYARVLIEIEPLERGTYYSFTNAIKGGSVSKGYIPGIEKGLHEQMEEGFLAGYPMMDIGITLIDGKEHPVDSSEMAFKLAAKGAMKAALEKAGAVLLEPIMKLSVYIENDYLGDILSDLSGKRGRVLGQEDMGHLQLVKALVPQSELLNYAIDLKSMTSGTGSFEMEFDHYEPLSGKLADEVIKAYKDSVKEEQE from the coding sequence ATGAGCGTTGTCAGCACTGACTTAAGGAATGTTGCCATCATCGGCCACAATGAAACCGGGAAAACCACCTTGGTTGAACAGATGTTGTTTTATGCCAATGTGATTTCCCGGGCAGAAACCGTTGCAAGCGGTAAGACCACCAGTGACTATACGGAAGAGGAGATCAACCACAAGATTTCCATTCACGCTTCACTTGCTTCCCTGACCTGGGATGGCAGGACCCTCAATATTCTTGACACTCCGGGAACCGCCGGCTTCATCGGCGAGACCATTTGCGGATTCCGCTCCTGCGAATCAGCCCTCATGGTCGTAGACGGACGTGATGGTGCACAGATAGAGACCATCAAGCTTTGGCGCTATCTTGACGAGCGCAACAAGCCGCGCGCTGTGTTCATCAACAAGATGGACCGTGAACGTGCGGACTACACGCATGTATTGGACAACCTGAAAGAGACGTTCAAAACAACCTTTGTTCCTGTTACCATCCCGATGGGAAGCGGTAAGGACTTCAAGGGAATCATCAACCTGATTGAAAATAAAGCTTATTTCATAAACAGAGGCGGCAAGGAAACCATCGGGGACATCCCTGCCGAATATGCTGATTTTGCAGAAGAGTACCGCAATGCCCTTATTGAGAATGCTGCCGAAGGCACCGATGACCTGATCGAAAAGTATTTCGATGCCGGCACCCTGGACAGCGAGGAGATTCGCCGGGGTCTTCGTGAAGGTATGCAAGACAACCGTGTAGTCCCTGCGTTCTGCGGTTGTGCAGAGGGCGGCAGCGGAATCACCAGCCTCCTCACCTTCATCCGGAACAACTTCCCCAGACCTCTTGGAAAGATCGATTGGACGATCGCAGAGGACGGCTCGAGCAAAGACTTTGTAATTACCACCGAAGGAAGCGCTGCAGTCGTCGTATTCAAGACCACCATCGATCAATTCAGCGGCAAGCTCAGTTTCATCAAGGTGCTCAGGGGCACGGTCAAGGGCGATACAGAGTTGTATAATCCGGATCTTGGAAAGAAAGAACGGCCCAACAAGGTATACCGCATGGTCGGCAAAAAGTTAGTCGAAACCGATAGTCTGCCTGCCGGTGACATCGGTGTGATCGCCAAGAGCAACATCGCCTTCACCAACTCCACGCTCGTAGAGGGAACCGATCAGAAACTCAAGTTCAAGCCTCTGGCCTTCCCCCAACCCATTTACAGCCTGGCCATCAGCAGTGATGACAAGAAGAGTGAAGTGAAGATGAACGAATCCCTGCACAAGGTCACCGAAGAGGACCTTACCTTCAGGATCAAGTTCAATGAGGAGACCAAGGAAAATGTGGTGGCCGGAATGGGTGAGCTGCATTTGAATATGATTCTCGACAAGGTGCGGGAGAAGCAGAAGATCAACATCGAGACCAAGCTTCCAAGGGTTGCCTATCGTGAAACCATCAGCCGTAAGAGTGGGATTGCCGAGTATTCACACAAGAAGCAGAGCGGCGGGCATGGCCAATATGCTCGTGTACTGATTGAAATTGAACCGCTTGAACGGGGAACCTATTACTCGTTTACCAATGCCATCAAGGGCGGATCGGTAAGCAAGGGCTATATTCCCGGTATTGAAAAGGGACTGCATGAGCAAATGGAGGAAGGTTTCTTGGCCGGCTATCCGATGATGGATATCGGAATCACCCTCATCGATGGCAAGGAGCATCCCGTCGATTCCAGTGAAATGGCTTTCAAACTCGCTGCAAAAGGAGCCATGAAGGCCGCACTTGAGAAAGCCGGGGCTGTACTACTTGAACCTATTATGAAACTTAGTGTATATATTGAGAACGATTATCTGGGCGACATCCTTTCCGACCTCAGCGGCAAACGAGGAAGAGTGCTAGGTCAAGAGGATATGGGGCATCTGCAGTTGGTCAAAGCATTGGTACCCCAGTCCGAACTGCTCAACTATGCCATCGATCTAAAGTCGATGACCAGTGGAACAGGAAGTTTCGAAATGGAATTCGACCATTATGAACCACTGAGCGGCAAATTGGCCGACGAAGTGATCAAGGCCTACAAGGACTCCGTAAAGGAAGAACAGGAGTAG
- a CDS encoding inositol monophosphatase family protein produces the protein MNTVLDQKALDALAAAVQDAGRQAKQQQMFIHRSYKNDGTVITETDLAISRRILGVVADLFEDVNIISEETLTPFREDAPYTFVLDPIDGTDVYSQGLPSWAVALGILDRNRKPVGAMISAPRWGIGEEELFLRLDPGKELTINGRRFSPSTDKDFPHQITMGSSGQRLMDFSRFEGKIRIFGSSILHMLSPMLYDHIQGCVNQSCYVWDIAAAHAALLSVGMDIEYVDGTPFIYDDAFLLERKPFSPSFYAGTKTCIKALRDVLPAK, from the coding sequence ATGAATACAGTACTCGACCAAAAGGCATTGGATGCACTGGCTGCCGCTGTACAGGACGCCGGCAGACAAGCAAAACAGCAACAGATGTTCATTCATCGTTCCTACAAGAACGATGGAACGGTCATCACTGAAACGGACTTGGCCATATCGCGTCGGATTCTAGGCGTGGTAGCCGATCTCTTTGAGGATGTGAACATCATCAGCGAAGAGACGCTCACCCCCTTCAGGGAGGATGCCCCGTACACCTTTGTCCTGGATCCGATCGACGGGACCGATGTCTACTCGCAAGGCCTGCCTTCCTGGGCTGTCGCCCTGGGCATCCTGGACAGGAACAGAAAGCCTGTCGGGGCCATGATCAGCGCACCGCGCTGGGGAATCGGCGAGGAGGAGCTGTTTTTGCGTCTGGATCCGGGCAAGGAGCTGACCATCAACGGCAGGAGGTTCTCCCCTTCCACCGACAAGGATTTCCCCCACCAGATCACCATGGGCTCAAGCGGCCAGCGGCTGATGGATTTCTCCCGTTTTGAAGGAAAAATCCGAATATTCGGCTCCTCGATACTGCACATGCTCAGCCCAATGCTCTATGACCACATCCAAGGGTGTGTGAACCAGAGCTGCTATGTGTGGGATATTGCTGCCGCTCATGCCGCACTGCTCAGCGTGGGCATGGATATCGAGTATGTCGACGGGACACCTTTCATCTATGATGATGCATTCCTTTTGGAACGAAAACCCTTCTCCCCTTCCTTTTATGCAGGTACAAAGACTTGTATCAAGGCGTTGAGGGACGTTCTGCCTGCTAAATAG
- the nrdR gene encoding transcriptional regulator NrdR: MRCPHCSQMDDKVLESRQNSSGSSIRRRRECNSCGYRFTSYERIEDKPLMVIKRDGRREPFDLNKLGRGIRSCTEKLKISESQIDTLLQSIEDAIMLKVGSKREIASSDIGDEALKQLREVDLVAYVRFAAVYKAFNDLGQFIAEIQKLGKELA; the protein is encoded by the coding sequence ATGAGATGTCCCCACTGCTCTCAAATGGACGACAAGGTTTTGGAATCGAGGCAGAATTCCAGCGGTTCGTCGATCAGGCGAAGAAGGGAGTGCAACTCCTGCGGATATCGCTTCACCAGTTACGAGCGAATCGAGGACAAGCCGTTGATGGTCATCAAGCGTGACGGCAGGCGCGAGCCCTTCGACTTGAACAAGCTGGGACGAGGAATTCGTTCGTGCACCGAGAAATTGAAAATCAGCGAGAGTCAGATTGACACCCTCCTGCAAAGTATTGAGGATGCCATAATGCTCAAGGTGGGAAGCAAGCGGGAAATCGCCTCTTCCGATATCGGCGATGAGGCGCTGAAGCAGCTGAGAGAGGTGGATTTGGTTGCCTATGTACGCTTTGCTGCAGTCTACAAGGCCTTCAACGACCTCGGACAATTCATTGCTGAAATCCAGAAGCTGGGCAAGGAACTTGCCTAG